In Desulfonatronum thioautotrophicum, the genomic window GAACTCGTTCCATTCATGCATGCCCAGGTTAAGATCGATCAGGCCGTCCTTGTTGCCGCGCTGCACCAGGTAGCCCAGGGTGCTCCAGCGGTAGTTCTCGGGCTTGTCCACGATTCCGGCGCGGATCGGGTTCAGGTCCACGTAGGCCAGCAGATTCACCAAAGTTTCCCCTTCCTGGACGATCACGCTCTTTCACCCTGTTAAACCCTGCTACGCAGGAGCCGAAAGGCTGTTTAACAGGGTGAACCGCTCCCCCCAGAATGTGCCCCATCGTTTCTTGCGCTTGTTGTAGGCCTTGGTTCACCCGGTTAAATCCCTCGCACACTGTAGAGCGATAGGCCGAGTATGGAAACTATTTTGTTATTGATGGCTTGTGTGTGGAGATGGCAGAACTATGTGCGGGGGGCTGCTACGCAGCATTTAACCGGGTGAAGCCCTGCTTGATGTCCTTCATAAAGTCACCGAGGCTGGTCAGGCGGTTGCGGAAGTCGTTGATCTGGCAGGGAATGATCCTGGATTCCTTGCCGTAGAGCAGCTTGTAACGCTCGGTGATGTCCTCGTCATTCAGGTCATCTGACGGATTCATCCGGACAACCAAATGAAAATGGTTACCCATCAAACAAAAGCCAAGCAGATCAACGAAATAGACCTTACACAGCCTGGCAACCGTGGCCATCAGGTGGTCTTTCTCGGTGTCCTGGAGCGGGAAGCCGTCCAGGGCGGTGCGGGACATGATGTGGCTTGCCCGGTTGAATGCCGCAAGGCCCAGCGAAGCTGGATTCAACTCGGGTAGACAGTCGGCTGGCTTGCCCGGTTAAGCAGACCAAAGGTCTCAGCCAAAGGCTGGCTTAACTGGGTCGTGACGGACAAAGCGAGGAATGCGGCCCATCAGAGACTCCTTGGTCTGGGGTTTGAGGGGTGAAGAGATGGGTAACGGACGGGGCAGCGGAAGTCAACAAAATAAACCTGGCACCATTTGTTTTCCAAAGCCGGATCATCCGTTTCTCGATCAGCCTCTGATCCTGCACCCAGCTGCGTTTGTAGGTTTTGGCATAGGGGAGGTATTGGTTTTCCACGAAATCACGAAACAACGGTACGGCCTTCATCTTTTCCAGCTCCCTCTTGGGATCAAAGCCAATCACAGTCTGGCTTTTCAATGCCTTTGCCCTGGTTCTGGCTCCCTCCAGGGTAATGGACTCAGGGGTGCCGAGTTTCACCAGCCGAATTTGACCCCCTTTGTCGCGGTACCGGAGATAATAGGTGGCTGTACCGGTGCTGCGTACCTCCAGCAAAAACCCGCCGAGGTTCATGTCGAAATAATCCACCTTGGCTTTCCCGTCCTTCGGCAATGGCGGACTGATCACAAACGCCGGTTTCAAATTGACCTTGGGCATACAAATACACCTCCTGAAAAAAGTTAAGGCCGCCCTGGAATACATTCCAACGGCGGCCCGGATAAGCCTTGAGAGCTACAGAGGCTCCTTTATGGCTTATAACAATTCAGAGGGGTGTTTTTTGAAAGATACAGACTTGCAAGGTCTAGAAAGCCGGATTTGGCAGCGGGTGATGCGAATTGGCTCTCCCAGGTAGCGGCAAAGCCTGGCAGGAAAAGGTTGGCCGGGAGCAGCGATCTCCTTGTAGCTTATGGTATCCGGAAGAATGTGTCATGTTTCTTGCTGACCTCGCTCATAGGTGCGGATCGTGGGGCAAGGCTGAGGGATGGCAAGAAGGCCGGTAATCCGTCAATGGCGTCAACCAGCCGGGATGCCGGCGAAATGATGTCAGAAACATCTACTTAAAAAACCCCCGTCCCTTTTCAGGAACGGGGGTGTTGAATTTGAATGGATTTCGGTTTGACTTGTCGCAGGTTCCAATTTGAGGCCCCGTAACTCAGGGGCCTCAGTTCGGATTCCTAACCGGCGATGTCGGTGGCTGCGAACATCGTTGCATCCACACCGAGCAGGGAGATGACACCGTCAGGATTGGTGTCGCCATTGGCATCAAAGAAGAGCAACCCAATGGTATCGCCAAGGTTGATGATGTCCCCGCCGTACAGGGCAACCTCGGGAGCTTCGGCAACAATCGATGTGAGGTAGTAGATTGCACCACCATCGAATGCCAGATCAGCTGCATCCAGTGCCGCCTCGAAGTCAAGCGCCGCTGCTGCACCGACGAAGTTACCGGCACTTCCCGCTGCCAGTTCACCACCAAAGCTGATGGAGTCAGCTCCGGTTGTGAAGTCGGTGATCAGGTCGGCAAAGGCATCGGAGAGTTCAGGATCCGGTCCTACGATATCTCGCAGAAGGAATGAAGCTCCCGTACCAACAACTCCGCCGATTCCATCAGTTACGACCGTAAAACCACCATTGTCGGGATTTAGATCAGTCAATGTTATGACATTGTCAGGAGTTGAAGCCTCAATCTGTCCGACACTGTCAGGATTCGCATTAAACGCATTTGCCAATCCTAATGCTACATCATTTTCGTCATCAGTAGCCTGAACCGTATAGGTGGCACCAATAACTGTTCCATTCGCCAATGTGGTGATGAGTGAGTAAATCTCACCTTCCACAACACCAGGTGCGATCGTGACTTCCGTGATCTGAGCTTGGTCGGTCCCATTAGCAGAGGTAATATCAAAACCCACATTGGAACCACCGGTCACGATACTTGATATGGTTATGGAATTGATGCCGTCACCAGTGACAGACACTTCATTAAGAGTTGCCACAGCAGATATACCAGGAACATCATTTAATCTTGAAGCTATTATTGCAGCAACATCGTTTGATACATCTGCATTGAATGGGGTTACAGCATTGTCAATAATGATCGCCTGTGCAAAACCATTGAGTACGTAGGTGATGGTGATAGTTTCATCACCATCATTATCATCAGCACCACTAGTAACCGTGATCACCTCTTCATCGATAGGATCTTGAATCGTCTCGATTTCAGGTGCTTCTGGCGCACTGATGTCAATGTTGAAGACAAAGGTGTCACTTCCGCCGTTACCGGTCAGGACGTCAACCTGATCAATAGTGGTTTGCGAGTCGTTACCGCCGTTGATGACATCGTCCTGATTGCTACCAATCAACACAGTGCCTTCGGCAGTATTCCTGCCTTTTCCTTCGGCATCGCCTTCAGCTTGGCCGAGTGCTTCGTCAAAGAACGTATCATCTGGATCAGGCGTATATGTGAATCCAGACCCACCGATCAGCGTAAAGCCATTGCTGCCTTCAGCGGCTGACATGTCGATGGTGATACCACCTTCACCGATAATGGTGGCGATTCCTTCGTTCACGGTTTCGATAGTTGCGATGAAGTCATCAGTTACGAGGGCATAAGCAATGCCATTCGAGGCTACTTGTATAGCGTCCTGCCTAAAAGCATCGTCGAGTGGATCAGGACCGACCAGATTCTCAATAATGCCTATTGAATCCTCTACGATAAACGTATGATCAGCATTTCCACCAGAATAGACATTGATGCCTGTCGTACCATCAAGAGTGAAAGCCTCACCGCCAACTGTTAACAGGTAATCATTGTTGGGAGAGCCAACAATAGTCTGTTCCGCGTCTTGGTTATCATCATCTGTTGCACCAAAAGCAATGAACTGGAAGCCGCCAATATCATCAGCAGCCTCATCAATGGTTATTCCGGAGAAGTCTACATTCATAGTCAGGAGCGAATTACCTAATAACAGTCCAAGTTGGCTGCTGTCATGGGTTCCTGAAGAATGAACGTAGGGTGCTGTAGCATTACCGATCACTTTGACATTACCAGAACCCGTGACGCCCAGACCAACAGCACTCAAGGAAAGCACCTGATCAATGGTCAAGACCAAGTTCTGTCCTTCGGGAACCGTGATTGTTCCGCCGTCAATCTGGAGGTCGACCTCGGTAAGGTCCACATCACCATCGATGGTCAGGTTGACGTCATCCAGCACCAGCGTTGAGGTGGGCTGAAAGACCACATCTTCCGTGATGGTCAGGTTAACATCATTGAAGGACCATGTGCTGCCGGACTCCAGTTCAGGAGCCGTAGGCACGCCGTTGACCAGAGCCTGTCCAAGCACAGCAAAGGTATCGCCATTGCCGGTCAAGGTGAACGCATTTTGGTCAGGGATTCCATCGCCGGTGGTGTCGTCATCCGTGCCGTCGATCAGGGCGATGACACCCAGATTGACGTAAGCAGTGCCCGTAACCGTCAGCACGCTCAACTCGGCACCAGCCACACCGGCGTATTCGTTCAGTTCATACTCGCCGTTGACAAGGTCATGTCCAAAGTAGACCTCGCCGGCGTCACCGGGGTTGATCAAAAGCACCTCGGTGTCACCCACTGCCGCGGCGGGGCTGCCGCCGGTGAGCAGGTAGATGCCCGTGTGTCCACCAGTATTCACAACCAGGGTCGTGATGTCCGGATCGCTGGTATCCAGGGACTTCAGGGTTACATTGTTCTCACCAGTAATGGTCAGTGTCGCGGTATCCGTATACTCCACTGCATCGTCACTGGCGAAGGTGATGGTTCCGCCTTCCAACGCCGCGCCAAGCACGTTGCCTGCCGATGGTGTTGTCGAACCGGTATTGATCTCCACGTTTGCCAACTGTTCCCGTTCCGGACCGCTGTCGATATCCCCAATCACGTTGACCAGGCCGGGGACCGGATTCGTGTTCGGATTCCAGTCTTCAGGCAGCAGATAGAACTCGTTGGGAGCGCCTGGAGCAGTTTGCTCGGCGGTCAGCGAGTTGATGGTCAGCGTATCGAAGTCCGGGGAGTTCGCGGTTGGCGCACCCAGGATGTTGTCAATAATCAGATCGCCCATGTCCACCTGGCCGCCCAAATCAATGCGGAGGTTCTGGATGAACTGGAGGATCGGATCGTCAGGATCAGAGACATCGTCGATGTCGTTAAAGGTTAAGCCGCCTGGCAACTCGGTGAAGGACTCCACCTCAATGGTACGGTCGATCGGAAGACCAACTGGCAACAAGAGGTTGAGATCCATGGAGTTGGCGACACGGATGACAATGTCGGAACTCAGAACCGTGAACAGGTCCTCGACATTAGCGCCATCAACCAGCTGATCGAGCATCCATACCCGACCGATTTCAGCGTCATACCCGGAGGTATCAACCTTACCGGCCTGCTGGGTATCGACGATTTGGTCGAACAGCCAGATCACGTTTGTAGAGGTTACAGGGTTACCAGCGTCACCAGTACGGGCAATGGCATCGTCAAAGACCACGATGGCCCGTTCGGCCTGGACGGCGTTGGCAAAGCGTATTGTCTGGCCTGAGAGATCGGTTTCATTACCAGTCGCATTTGCCTGGAGCGCCACACTGAAGGCACCAAGGATGGTATCGGCATGCAAGGTCACGTCTGCTTCAGCAAAGGCAGCAGGCGCCTCTGGTGCGGCAAGCGATACAAATCCGGCAATGGCTGGGTCGATACCGCTGAGATCAACAGGCATGCCGTTCAGGTCGATGATCTCCACGGAAGTCGTGGAGGGATCGGCGTCCACGGCCGGGACAATGTTCAATCCATTGGCCTGGGCCGCCGTGAGGGTCAAGGTTACGCCATCAGCCAGGACGATGTCCTGGGTCTGGGTGATGTCCAGATCCAGACCTGTCCAGTCAGTGGTCTCGCTGATCAGCATGGTGGTCTCGGCGCCCAGGTCAATGACCAGGGAACCTGCCGTCCAGATATTCCCCAGACCGATCTCGAACACGCTGTCCGGTCCGGCATTGCTGAAGTCAAAGACCCAGCCGGGTTGCGGGGCAACGGCATTCAGCTCGCTGTCGATCAGCGTCATGCTGGTTTCGCCGGTACCGGCGGTGAAGGTGAAGTTCTCGGCGTCGATACCCGTCACCTTGCCCAGGGTCAGCGTACCGGCGTAGCCGGATGCGTTGATCACCTGGAGATCTCCACCACCGTCAATGCCATCGGTTGTGGCATTGGTATCCAGGACAATGGCCGCCGCGGCATCGCTGCCAACGATGGTCAAGGTCAAGGTGTCGGCCAGCTCCAGCGAGTCGGACCCACCAGGGATGGTCAACGTACCGCTGAAGGCATCGGTGTTCACCACAAAGGCGGTGATGTCCGCATCAGTGGTGTCAATGGACTTGATCTGGATATCGGCGGAGCCGCCCAGGGTCAGTCTCGCGGTGTCACCATCGTATTCCGAGTTATAGGTGATCGTTCCGAGGATTTGCAGATCCACATCGGCATTGATGGCGATGCGCAGCAAATCGCCGGCGTTTCCGGCCAAAGCGCCGTCAGTCATGATCTCACCGTCGATCACGATGGGATCGGCGGTCAGCGGGTCGGCACCGGACAGGTCTACGGTGTTGATGGTCAACAGGGTCTGGTTCGGGCGGGTCACGCCGTCGTTGACAACGATATCGCCGTTGATAAAGGCCGCGTTCTGTGCATCAGCCTGCAGATTCAGGGTAATGCCGCGCAGTTCGGACACAGCCTGACCGGACAACACGCCAGCGCTGAAGGTGATTCCGTCGGGCATTGCCGTGGGCTCCACATTGACCACGCGGAAGCGGGCATCCGGCAGGTCGCCTTCCGGCACGCTGGTGATGTTCAGGATGGAGGCGTTCTCCAGACTGACCAGGAGTTCCTCAATGGCCTGACTGTCTGTTCCAAGCGGTTGTTCGAAGAAGTTCAACAACTCGTCCCTGAACCGCAGATCGACGTTTTGGTAGAATTCTACGTCAATCGTTTCGTCAAAGGGTTGGTTCTGATTGGGCTCGGTCCCATTGAACTCGAAAGTGACCAAGGGCTTGATGAGCGCAGCAGGATCGCCACTGACCTTGAAACCGTCGGCCAGGTCGAAGTTCTCCAGGCTGAGAACCTGGTTGTCGCCGATCAAGTAGGTGAAGGCTTCCAGCGCGATGAGCGATGCGGGCAGGCTG contains:
- a CDS encoding Arm DNA-binding domain-containing protein — protein: MPKVNLKPAFVISPPLPKDGKAKVDYFDMNLGGFLLEVRSTGTATYYLRYRDKGGQIRLVKLGTPESITLEGARTRAKALKSQTVIGFDPKRELEKMKAVPLFRDFVENQYLPYAKTYKRSWVQDQRLIEKRMIRLWKTNGARFILLTSAAPSVTHLFTPQTPDQGVSDGPHSSLCPSRPS
- a CDS encoding transposase, which gives rise to MSRTALDGFPLQDTEKDHLMATVARLCKVYFVDLLGFCLMGNHFHLVVRMNPSDDLNDEDITERYKLLYGKESRIIPCQINDFRNRLTSLGDFMKDIKQGFTRLNAA